ATTTATAAAATGTTTTAACTGCATTATAAAGCAATTTTAAAGCTAATAACTATAAAGTCTTATAATAATTCTATCATAATTAGAAATATTTAAATACTAAAATATAATTGCTTAATTAATAAAATAATAATTGACAGTATTCTATTATTATAATATGATTATTGAAATTATTAATTGTGAGGTGATTTGTGGCTAGGAAAGATATAACTATATATCAAAAAAAACACTCTTACAAGTTTCACCCTGGATATGTGGCATTTATATTACATAGAATAACTGGAATCATCTTGGGTTTATATATTATATTGCACATATTAGGCTCAACTAAAGTTTTACCATTTTTCCATGAACTAGTAGAAACACCACCTTTAAGATTCTTTATTTTTGCAATATTTCTGTTCCACGGCTTAAATGGGCTTAGAATTATTTTAGTAGATTTTTTTAATGGTGCTGAAATAGAGCACTTTTATAAACAAAACACTACTGTTATCTTTATGTTTATCGTAATATTAATTATTGGAGCAATACCTATTTTCATATAGGAGGTTTATATGAAGAAATTTCAATTTAAAGGATCCAGTGACAATGGAGTATCTTCCTGGTTATTGCAGAGAATTACAGGTTTTACTCTGTTGTTTGTTATAGCTCTTCACATATTTCATAGAGACTATGAGAAGTTTATGTATTCTATTCCATTTATAAAAAATATGGAATGGGCGCTCATGAGGGCTCCTCTTGCAATACTTTTGGGCTTTGGGTTGTTTCATGCCTTTAATGGTTTTAAAATGATTACTGACGACTATATATCAAATACTACGTGGAGATCAGTTTTATTGTTAATCTATTGGACAATTGGT
This sequence is a window from Deferribacterota bacterium. Protein-coding genes within it:
- a CDS encoding succinate dehydrogenase; its protein translation is MKKFQFKGSSDNGVSSWLLQRITGFTLLFVIALHIFHRDYEKFMYSIPFIKNMEWALMRAPLAILLGFGLFHAFNGFKMITDDYISNTTWRSVLLLIYWTIGVTLFILGIALIANIENFVEGV
- a CDS encoding succinate dehydrogenase, whose translation is MARKDITIYQKKHSYKFHPGYVAFILHRITGIILGLYIILHILGSTKVLPFFHELVETPPLRFFIFAIFLFHGLNGLRIILVDFFNGAEIEHFYKQNTTVIFMFIVILIIGAIPIFI